The stretch of DNA CAACTTAACTACTCTCTTTCCTCAGTATCTGTAGAGGAAGAATCGTCGCCAAAGGCTATTTCTCTAATTTGTACAATCCAAGGATCCATCAACAGCTCAACCGCACTGGCTCTCTTGGAGGGGTTTTGAATAAGACATCTTTCCAGAAATTTCATACCAGCAGACGACACTTCATCCTTAGTAGGGAATTGTGGGGTATGTCCTGCAGCAACATGGTACATGATAGCCCATTCATTATCTAAGTTAGCCCATGGCCGTCTACCAGTGATCATTTCTAATACCACGCAGCCTAACGACCAAACATCGTCTGCCCCAAGTTTGCCTTTGGTGGTAGATCCAGTGATGGATTCTGGAGCCATGTACATAGGAGTTCCCATCATGTCTAATAGAGCATTTTCGTTATTTTTCACTGCCTTTGAATCAGAAACATGGGTAACATCTTCGTGTTCACCATCTGCGTTTTCGATTTTGTTCATACTTGCCAATCTAGTTCCATTATtagcaatttttttagcaGCACCAAAATCAACATACTTAATAACACCATTAAAATCTAGTAGGATGTTTTCGGGTTTAACATCACGGTGAACAATGCCGGATTCATGCAAATATGCAAGTCCTTCTAGCAATTGTAAAGTGTAGACTTGAGTGAccatttcatcttcaatacGACCATGCTCCAAAAGAGCTGCTAGGGAACCGCCTTCACAATATTCCATAAAGATGTTAACTTTATCACGATGAACTTCAACACCGTAATATGAAACTATATTTGGATGGTTCAATATCTCTAAGACACTCATTTCCTCCTTGATTAAGGGgaatattttttgcattGATTTGCTATCTTGAATATTGATTTCCTTGACTGCTAAAATCTCACCATTATCCAAATCAACAGCAGAATATACCCTTCCAAAAGTACCGCCACCAATAAAGTTCCTCTTTTGCCATCTCATAGAAACGTTCGATATGGAAGATGCCAAAGAAACAAGGTACTTGTTACCTTTGTCACTATCATCAATTACTTTACCAGTTTGATGAGGATTCCGCTTTATCCTTTCTTCCAATTCCATTATACTTTGTACTCGGAACTCGGAATTCACTTGTAGCATCATATCATCGTCAAACACATCTTCCAAATCAAGATTTGATCTAGCTTGTTGATTGATTTTCTCAACTTCTATGGAGCGTGCGCCTATTATATCAAAATGAGAAATAAGTAATGACATGcattctgaaattttttgttttaaagaagaaaattggCATTCATCAAGAGCTAGTATGTTCCAACCGCTTACCATATGCATCGCGAACTCCATTGACGTGACACACCACCTAAATACCCTTTGATCAGTCGGATCACAGTCTTCAGCTAAGAACTTCAGCCATCCGATACTTAACCGCATCATTAAAAGTATTATAATGgatcttttttcattgttggCAACATTAATTCTCAAAAAGTTCAGACCAAAATCCCTcccaaaaaggaaaatattattcaataaatcaTTGACAGGACTTACCTTCTTGAACGTGGTCACAATCTTTGTATAGTTCTTCAGAACACTGTACGTGCATCTGAAATATGCTTTATTTATCCTTTGTAAGTTGTTTTTAACCGTTTCTGaggaagattttttttccaagaaagaaactgagCTACCAGATATCTGTTGGAACCTGTCACATTGGTATTCTAAGGCATAACTGGATCCTTGGCACATCAAATCTATTGAATTAGGAATTACTTTCAAGTTCAATCCCTCTGGTTTAATTGTTTTGTTATCGGATAGATTATACATCTCACCCTCCCAAAGTAATGGCTCTTGCGGAGTCAATACCAATACATAACCAAGAGAGTTCAATCTTGTCTCCAGTTCATAAAACTCTTCCTCCGTGCTCCTgctgttttcaaaatccGGTTCACGATTGACTCTATTACCGTTATAAGATCTAGGCTGGGTGGTCAAATCGTTtttgatataataaaatgGGGTACCATCATTCGAGATATCTGAACCCAGTGATGAGTTGGAGTTCCAATTATCATCCAAAGCATTATAAATTGTCAGACTGTTATTAATTTCTAGCTTAGGCACTAAATCACAACCGATGTCTGAATTCTTAATGATTCttaaaatatcatcatctttacAGCCTAATAGCTCTGGGCTACCAATTAAATAAGTACCATTTTGCTCTAGGTAACCTCCTGTGTATATAAGAAAGTGGCCTGTTTCTTTTAGTTGCTTTAGCAGATAGTTGTGATCTTCTATCTTGTAGCGgacaaaattttgaaatgcTTTTGTCAAAATATTGGTGAATCTATtgagttttcttttcatggATCCAAGTATTTCGAATATTTGCACCAGCCATTTTTCAGCAGCAGCTTCATTCTCTAATTTTGGCGGAGTGTTTTGCTGCCTTAAAAGGTAAGCGTGCAATCTGTGAACCAATCTAAGTGTCAACTTCGTAAATTCTGCTGCGATCAGTTCGCCTGCATCATCAATATAATAGCCGACGTTTCTAAACATTTCCCAATATTTTAATAACAGATCAGGTTCTTTAGAAGTCTTGAATGAGTTTTTGCCACTATATAATATTCTCAGTTCCaaaatggagaaaaaatattccaaTCCTTCAACAACGGTATGATCAAATTCGGGATCGATTTTCACTTTAAAAAACCAGTCATTACAGTAAGAAGCAACAGTGAATTTCATTTGGACTGCCAACTTAATATATGTACTAAAATCGTCCATCATTTGATCGATCATCATCAAGGTTGGATTCTGTATTTTCTTCGCGTAAGATAGGCGAATTAGTATTATATCTTTTACCAAACGCATTGgaaacatcaataaaaattccAGATCTTGATCCAAATAAGATAGATTCAATTCATTCCAAgttttttggtatttcaagaagaaaaatttggcCTTCAAAATCCATGGTGCTAAtggaaagaatatttttttttgaaatatcagTTCAATATCCTTTTCCTTCATAATTTGCTCCGCAAAGCGTTTACAATTAGTGGCGAAAACGGCTGGATCATCCAAATTCACGGTGGTGTTATCCACTTCGGTAGTGCTTTCTAGCTCTTTATTGCCAACTATCCATTTTTTCAGGTACGCAATATTAGTATCAAAgttaaatttgaaattaagCCAACTATTCAAAGTATCTA from Saccharomyces cerevisiae S288C chromosome XIV, complete sequence encodes:
- the SSK2 gene encoding mitogen-activated protein kinase kinase kinase SSK2 (MAP kinase kinase kinase of HOG1 mitogen-activated signaling pathway; interacts with Ssk1p, leading to autophosphorylation and activation of Ssk2p which phosphorylates Pbs2p; also mediates actin cytoskeleton recovery from osmotic stress; a HOG-independent function of Ssk2p mediates the calcium-sensitive phenotype of the ptp2 msg5 double disruptant; SSK2 has a paralog, SSK22, that arose from the whole genome duplication), which produces MSHSDYFNYKPYGDSTEKPSSSKMRQSSSSSSSRLRSESLGRNSNTTQARVASSPISPGLHSTQYFRSPNAVYSPGESPLNTVQLFNRLPGIPQGQFFHQNAISGSSSSSARSSRRPSNIGLPLPKNPQQSLPKLSTQPVPVHKKVEASKTESEIIKKPAPVNSNQDPLLTTPTLVISPELASLNTTNTSIMSTPQNITNQTSNKHIPTRSQPNGSTSSSTLQDIVTTNSSQRSVGHHGGSTTSLRTYKKQYVLNEQLYLRKMRNRANDDYYTRGIVASSNFEDDEENFSNKGEDDLELEMDDLLKVEGEDKDNDFNFGYNFITSSTKNNENVVSMSLNYLKGKLDWLRDVNNDQPCEIEDEEWHSILGSEDLLSKLLQNPMVNNRFEWQTMLSKVLKGDIVRNEKTKIANQGKGPGFNTQFSDDIWIELKAWMNGRTVEDQNKSLRIFRDSTDSVFQEIMAFKLEDNMSADEAAETIKSLVDKYYRVLNLWPNIKRMHAEKPITKTEAFRNRIDTLNSWLNFKFNFDTNIAYLKKWIVGNKELESTTEVDNTTVNLDDPAVFATNCKRFAEQIMKEKDIELIFQKKIFFPLAPWILKAKFFFLKYQKTWNELNLSYLDQDLEFLLMFPMRLVKDIILIRLSYAKKIQNPTLMMIDQMMDDFSTYIKLAVQMKFTVASYCNDWFFKVKIDPEFDHTVVEGLEYFFSILELRILYSGKNSFKTSKEPDLLLKYWEMFRNVGYYIDDAGELIAAEFTKLTLRLVHRLHAYLLRQQNTPPKLENEAAAEKWLVQIFEILGSMKRKLNRFTNILTKAFQNFVRYKIEDHNYLLKQLKETGHFLIYTGGYLEQNGTYLIGSPELLGCKDDDILRIIKNSDIGCDLVPKLEINNSLTIYNALDDNWNSNSSLGSDISNDGTPFYYIKNDLTTQPRSYNGNRVNREPDFENSRSTEEEFYELETRLNSLGYVLVLTPQEPLLWEGEMYNLSDNKTIKPEGLNLKVIPNSIDLMCQGSSYALEYQCDRFQQISGSSVSFLEKKSSSETVKNNLQRINKAYFRCTYSVLKNYTKIVTTFKKVSPVNDLLNNIFLFGRDFGLNFLRINVANNEKRSIIILLMMRLSIGWLKFLAEDCDPTDQRVFRWCVTSMEFAMHMVSGWNILALDECQFSSLKQKISECMSLLISHFDIIGARSIEVEKINQQARSNLDLEDVFDDDMMLQVNSEFRVQSIMELEERIKRNPHQTGKVIDDSDKGNKYLVSLASSISNVSMRWQKRNFIGGGTFGRVYSAVDLDNGEILAVKEINIQDSKSMQKIFPLIKEEMSVLEILNHPNIVSYYGVEVHRDKVNIFMEYCEGGSLAALLEHGRIEDEMVTQVYTLQLLEGLAYLHESGIVHRDVKPENILLDFNGVIKYVDFGAAKKIANNGTRLASMNKIENADGEHEDVTHVSDSKAVKNNENALLDMMGTPMYMAPESITGSTTKGKLGADDVWSLGCVVLEMITGRRPWANLDNEWAIMYHVAAGHTPQFPTKDEVSSAGMKFLERCLIQNPSKRASAVELLMDPWIVQIREIAFGDDSSSTDTEERE